In Trichocoleus sp., the DNA window AAAATGCCTCCAGGCTCGCTGCCACCAGCGCCACTAAAGCAGCAACGCCCCAACTTTGCCAGGTTACACCTTGAACCAGAAACAGGATCAAACTACAGACGGTAAAACTCACCAGTGCCATCGTTACTGAGCCTTCCCAGCTTTTTTGCATCCCCCAGAGTTTGTAAGGATGCTTACCAAATCTCTGTCCGACTAACGCAGCAAGCCCATCCCCCCAAGTCATCACCAGGACACCGATAACCGCATAATAAGGGTGCGTTTGCCAGAAGAGTGCAGTCAAGATGCCAATGCTAATCGCATAGAAAAACGTTCCTAAACTCTTTCGCCCAATACTGTTGATTCCGGGCAGAATCGGAAAGCGGTAGGACAGCAGCGTCACAATGCCAAAGAGCAGCGATGCCCCCATGCCAACCCAAGTAGGAATTTGTAGCCACCAAGCGAACAAAATGACATTGCCTGTGCCAATATGTACTACTTTGCGAACCAGTTCTGGGTCGGTGTCCTTCCAGAAACTCAACCCAACCGCCAGCAACCCAACCAAACCTAGCCAAACCAGGACGATCGCAATTTGAAGCCCCAAGGTTGGCGTAAAGGGCATCATCAAGCTGAATGGAGTGGCACAGAGAACTGGAGTGAACAAGGATAGATTTACGCAAATCACATCTGCTTAACAATCTAGTCGATTTTGTTCCAGACAGACAGATGAACCTCCCCTTTTCGCATTCCACGCCGATTTATACTAGTAGACCTTAACCTTTGGTAAAGATTGCTATGGCTGACCCGGCTCCTGCGATTCAGTTTTTTGAGGGCATTTCCGAGGAACTTAGTGACGTTAGCTTGCGCCGGAATCGCTTGACAGGCGTTCGGACAGTGTTAATGACATTTCGGGCATTGAGATCCATCGAGCGCTTTCAAAGCTATACCAATCGATTTGCCAAAGCCCTTTTATTAATTGATAGCGAAGGTAATATCAGCGTCACGCCTTCCTCTACCCGGTTCATTTTTAGTGGACCTGAAGGTGACGATTTACAAAGAGTAGAATGCGCTTTTGAGATTGATAATGATCACCATTGGGAGCGGTTTATGCGTTTCATGCAGCGTTATGCCGAAGCAAACGGCATGGAATATGGCGAACCCAGTAAACAAGGGTAACCAAGGATGAACAAGACGCACTCGCCCTGATTCCCTTAAAGTAAATTTATAAACTTATTCTGAGAGCGTGATGAAAGTTGCAGTAACCGGAGCCACCGGATTTGTAGGCAGTCGTTTGGTTGAACGGCTCCAGTCAGAAGGACACCAGGTTCTGGTACTTACCCGTGATGCCAATCGTGCCAGACGGATCTTCCCAACAACTGCATTTCCGAAGATTGAAATTGTTGCCTATTCACCTTTAGCCTCAGGAGACTGGCAGCAGGCAATTTCTGGCTGTGATGCAGTCGCTAATCTTGCAGGCGCGCCGATCGCTGAGGGTCGCTGGACATCTGAGCGAAAACAGGAGATTTTTGCCAGCCGTCAGATCGGGACTGAGAAAATTGTGGAAGCAATTGCCAAAGCAAGCATTAAGCCAAAAGTGCTGGTTAACTCTTCCGCGATCGGATTTTATGGCACAAGCGAAACGACAACTTTTGACGAAGACAGTGCAGCAGGCAATGACTTTTTAGCCGAAGTTTGTCAAGCATGGGAAGCGGCAGCACAGCAAGTTACGGAAACCGGAACCCGACTCGCAATTCTAAGAACGGGCATTGTTTTGGGCAGAGGTGGCGCGATTGCCAAAATGCTTCTGCCTTTCCGCTTCTTTGCCGGTGGACCTCTGGGCAACGGTCACCAATGGTTCTCCTGGATTCACCGCGATGACGTTGTTCGCTTGATGATTCAGGCAATGACTCAGCCAGACATGGTAGGCGTGTTTAATGCAACATCGCCAAATCCGGTACGAATGGGGGAACTCTGTAAGGTTTTGGGGGAAGTGATGGGTCGTCCGTCCTGGCTGCCCGTTCCAGATTTTGCTTTAGAACTGCTGATGGGAGATGCAGCAAAAGTGGTTCTAGAGGGACAGCAGGTGTTACCAAAGCGGACTCAAGCCAGTGGATTTGAGTATCAATATCCAACCGTCAAGCAAGCTTTAACAGAAGTCGTTAGCCATTCCTGAGGCGAGACAGGCGTTAAGTTGCTCAAGCTGAGATAACCCACAAAGGCAAGGGTTTGTCCTGCCTAGTGGGCAGCATGAGATCAGGCTAACTCGTTTGAGTTGCGAAGGCGAATCAGCTGGCGGCGCATTTGGGGAGATGCCTGAACTTCGGGAATTTCTTGTGCCTCTACCTGAGTTTGAATGGGCTCTAGATACTCATCTGCCCCATAGGAAAGGGCTTCAAGAAGAATTTCCAGCAGTTGCTCCCGGTCGAGCAATGCTCGCTTGTCTTCAATGAGGCGAAACTTGAGGTGGATCTCACAGTCGTACACTGCAAATTCCGGATTGATCGGTTCGTGCTCCAAGGAATTCGACTTCATCTGAACGGCAGCCCTTTGCTGCAAAGGTAAGGTTAGTTTGAGTGATCAGGGAAACACAGACTTGCCCAACTGACGGCGTTATGAACAGCGAATAACAGTGAACAGAAGCTCACTGGGGTAGGAAATTTGGCAGAGACCGTAATTTGAAATGACCTGTTGCCTGAACTAGCATTCCCAGAAATTGAGTTTGATGTGCCAACGCTTTAATTAAAAGTCAACATCTGTTGAATTGCTTCTAGCTTATAGATAACATTATTCTGATTCTTCTTAGTGACAGGTTCTATAAAGTCTCTATGAGGATGCTGTTACTGCTTTACAGCTGCTTTAAGGATTAAAACTTTATATTTTTATCGTCCTTCCTTAACAAATTTGAGGATTTGGAGAAAGCTTGTAAGACAGCGTATCCAGCATGACTGAAAGAAAGAGCAGAGGCAAAGAGAGTTGTTTATCTTTAACTAAGCTTTACAGGGTTTTATTTTATAAAAAGCTCTTCTAAAATCCTTTATCACTATCCATCGATCGGAGACTCAGTAAGGTTTTTCGGCAATTAGCAAAGGCAAAAATGGCATCTCAATTCAAATAAAATATTCAGTAGTTTTGCTTAAAACCTGTGAAACTTGATACATTAAATAGCTTGGAATTCCATCAAAACAGCAACAAACTATGCTCAGAGTTGTTGCTTATTCTATTTATAAAATTATTTTAGGTGAAAGGACAGCAGTATCAAATCCTACTTAATTCACTACTGTTTTTAGCTTGGATTTAGTCCTGCTTAAGTTAACAGAACAGTACAGAACTTCAGTCAAATTACCGTTGCGATTTTTAGTTGCCGCTGGTTATTCACAGACTTTAAATGCGTTTTCCTAAATTTCCATACCTAATTCTATTTGTCGTTGAAATCTACAGAATTCTCTGAAAATACGGTAGTTAGAGCCCTCGTAATGGCTGCTACTTCATTTTTCGCTTAATTCAGGCATTCGCTCTTTCCGTACAAATACGAGGAAATGGTAGGACTGGAACGATCAAAGAAGAACCGGGACTAAGCCCAGCTTGCAAAACCTTCTGTGAATTTGTGGAGTGAAATTAAATGAATTCGATCATCCTGCTGAGCCAATACTCGATCGGCAGGTGTGTTGTAACCCCAGTCGGCAAGAAAAAGTTGAACATCGTGAAGGTCATCCAAGGCAGCGATCGATTGCAGGGTTTTTAAGCGGTCTTCTACAAACCAAATCAGCA includes these proteins:
- a CDS encoding diacylglycerol/polyprenol kinase family protein — translated: MFTPVLCATPFSLMMPFTPTLGLQIAIVLVWLGLVGLLAVGLSFWKDTDPELVRKVVHIGTGNVILFAWWLQIPTWVGMGASLLFGIVTLLSYRFPILPGINSIGRKSLGTFFYAISIGILTALFWQTHPYYAVIGVLVMTWGDGLAALVGQRFGKHPYKLWGMQKSWEGSVTMALVSFTVCSLILFLVQGVTWQSWGVAALVALVAASLEAFSRLGIDNLTVPLGSAGLAFLLNHFI
- the psb28 gene encoding photosystem II reaction center protein Psb28, with the translated sequence MADPAPAIQFFEGISEELSDVSLRRNRLTGVRTVLMTFRALRSIERFQSYTNRFAKALLLIDSEGNISVTPSSTRFIFSGPEGDDLQRVECAFEIDNDHHWERFMRFMQRYAEANGMEYGEPSKQG
- a CDS encoding TIGR01777 family oxidoreductase, whose translation is MKVAVTGATGFVGSRLVERLQSEGHQVLVLTRDANRARRIFPTTAFPKIEIVAYSPLASGDWQQAISGCDAVANLAGAPIAEGRWTSERKQEIFASRQIGTEKIVEAIAKASIKPKVLVNSSAIGFYGTSETTTFDEDSAAGNDFLAEVCQAWEAAAQQVTETGTRLAILRTGIVLGRGGAIAKMLLPFRFFAGGPLGNGHQWFSWIHRDDVVRLMIQAMTQPDMVGVFNATSPNPVRMGELCKVLGEVMGRPSWLPVPDFALELLMGDAAKVVLEGQQVLPKRTQASGFEYQYPTVKQALTEVVSHS
- a CDS encoding Npun_R1517 family heterocyst differentiation transcriptional regulator, which gives rise to MKSNSLEHEPINPEFAVYDCEIHLKFRLIEDKRALLDREQLLEILLEALSYGADEYLEPIQTQVEAQEIPEVQASPQMRRQLIRLRNSNELA